A single genomic interval of Merismopedia glauca CCAP 1448/3 harbors:
- a CDS encoding DNA-directed RNA polymerase subunit alpha C-terminal domain-containing protein: MEELNLLSPKAQNVIKKAKLQNAEEISQYPNEKFLKIKGCGLTTLAEIREHFPAEETDELNLGQEFEISYRNPEELANLLCNHMTAEQITRLILALIKRVLPHD, encoded by the coding sequence ATGGAAGAACTGAACCTCCTCTCCCCAAAAGCCCAAAATGTCATCAAAAAAGCCAAACTCCAAAATGCTGAAGAAATTAGTCAATATCCCAACGAAAAGTTCTTAAAAATTAAAGGCTGCGGACTAACAACTCTTGCCGAAATCCGCGAACACTTTCCCGCAGAAGAAACCGATGAGTTAAACTTAGGACAAGAGTTTGAAATTAGCTATAGAAATCCCGAAGAACTAGCCAATTTGCTCTGCAACCACATGACAGCAGAACAAATTACTCGACTAATTTTAGCATTAATAAAAAGAGTCTTACCCCATGATTAG
- a CDS encoding response regulator, translated as MANSIQVLFVDREQKTLKDILSYCLQDLPISFDCVGSVTQAKTMLRLHNYDVVFTDIRFPDGELGLDFLNFYQNNYSGRAFGILAASLSPQEQEQAVKLGAAIFSKPIRENDLRSWLLGVAHRQKTPSNPAIKSNPVVKQQIQALQPDTIAVSALRSAQTVLGYALKLTQPRQLQLIEGMGLALGSAATLDFIEALAKTLNEDDLEELYDRLDSLKIFSESEREDFIVYLKVHYNEVKNGGKSTYRYWYLEFQTIKGREQKNLLDSPILQEDFAQLTIQEQHKLLFSKVKEEYRNSEVSALCLEALQKYQKSLVS; from the coding sequence ATGGCTAATAGTATTCAGGTCTTATTTGTAGATAGGGAGCAGAAAACTTTAAAGGATATTTTGAGCTATTGTCTTCAGGATTTGCCAATATCTTTTGATTGTGTTGGATCTGTAACGCAAGCTAAGACTATGTTGCGCTTGCATAACTACGATGTGGTTTTCACTGACATCCGATTTCCCGATGGAGAATTAGGGCTTGATTTCCTGAATTTTTACCAAAATAACTATTCTGGACGTGCTTTTGGCATTTTAGCTGCCTCTTTATCTCCCCAGGAACAGGAACAAGCCGTTAAATTAGGTGCTGCAATTTTCAGTAAGCCGATTCGTGAGAATGACTTGCGTTCTTGGTTATTAGGAGTAGCCCATCGCCAGAAAACGCCTTCAAATCCGGCAATCAAGTCCAATCCTGTAGTTAAGCAGCAAATACAAGCACTTCAACCCGATACGATCGCAGTTTCTGCTTTACGTTCGGCTCAAACTGTACTGGGATATGCCTTAAAGTTGACCCAACCACGGCAATTGCAGCTAATTGAGGGGATGGGTTTGGCGTTGGGTTCTGCGGCTACTTTAGATTTTATCGAAGCTTTGGCTAAGACTTTAAACGAAGACGATTTAGAAGAGTTGTACGATAGGCTTGATTCTTTGAAGATTTTTAGCGAATCAGAACGAGAAGATTTTATCGTCTATTTAAAGGTTCACTATAATGAAGTTAAAAATGGTGGCAAATCGACATATCGCTATTGGTATTTAGAATTTCAAACTATTAAAGGGAGAGAACAAAAAAATTTACTAGACTCTCCGATTTTGCAAGAAGACTTTGCCCAACTAACGATCCAAGAACAGCATAAATTGTTATTTAGTAAAGTCAAAGAGGAATATCGAAATTCAGAAGTTTCAGCCTTATGTTTGGAGGCGCTACAAAAATATCAGAAGTCTTTGGTAAGTTAA
- a CDS encoding ShlB/FhaC/HecB family hemolysin secretion/activation protein, translated as MKQKRIIELLILGSINLLTALNLPAVLAQDTSDKIIKFTIRGNNSISDPELQKVLAPYLNLDLSWDNVLVAKNALTQYYQKLGYPSALALIPEQDLSGNIIIDLNEGKLASIEIEGNRLLSTQWIESQIDRNRAVNISELDRELRLIRKNSNLIEDLKAQLIPGSQLGTSQLFVQITERKPQYWSYELNNYATPVSGRWENSATYLNPSLTRKSDLLGLRVGITQGGTTINGLYDWAVNSQGTRAQISFGRLKRQVTEDPISILDLQSSATSISVGLRSPLVREPERDLAVNVGVDWQKNQTRLDGELFPFDNTSDNGKTEIWAVRLGLQANFQSLNSATIASSQLSLGVGNGEKTFMVWNNSLDYYRKFGKITAIAKVSAQIADSNLFAEEQFTLGGKERGRGYRLNEFSGDNGVFGALEVQVPLSPQISVSPFFETGRVWGQGYGTTVISTGVSANWQINRNLSLRGDVAFPLNSPDNSENFLFSIQYQP; from the coding sequence ATGAAACAAAAAAGAATTATCGAGTTGTTAATTTTAGGTAGCATTAATTTACTTACTGCGCTTAATTTACCTGCTGTTTTAGCTCAAGATACTTCGGACAAAATTATCAAGTTTACGATTCGAGGCAATAATAGTATCAGCGATCCTGAATTACAAAAAGTTTTAGCACCCTACCTTAACTTAGATTTATCTTGGGACAACGTTTTAGTAGCTAAAAATGCTTTAACACAATACTACCAAAAGTTAGGATATCCTAGCGCTTTAGCTCTGATTCCCGAACAGGATTTAAGTGGTAATATCATCATCGATCTCAATGAAGGCAAGCTAGCATCAATTGAAATCGAGGGTAATAGACTGTTATCAACCCAATGGATTGAAAGTCAAATAGATAGAAATCGCGCGGTTAACATCAGTGAATTAGATCGAGAGTTACGTTTGATTCGCAAAAATAGTAATTTAATTGAGGATCTCAAAGCTCAATTGATACCAGGTTCTCAATTGGGCACATCTCAATTATTCGTGCAAATAACTGAAAGAAAACCCCAATATTGGTCTTATGAATTAAATAATTATGCCACGCCAGTCAGTGGCAGGTGGGAAAACTCCGCGACCTATCTTAACCCTAGTTTAACCAGAAAATCAGATTTATTAGGATTAAGGGTGGGGATAACGCAAGGAGGCACGACAATCAATGGCTTATATGACTGGGCGGTTAATTCTCAAGGTACGAGAGCGCAGATTAGTTTTGGCAGGTTGAAAAGGCAGGTTACGGAAGATCCGATTTCCATCCTAGATTTACAATCATCGGCTACTAGTATTTCAGTAGGATTGCGTTCTCCTCTAGTTCGGGAACCGGAACGGGATCTCGCGGTTAACGTGGGTGTTGATTGGCAGAAAAACCAGACTAGATTAGATGGCGAGTTATTTCCTTTTGATAATACCAGCGATAATGGCAAAACTGAGATTTGGGCGGTCAGATTAGGACTACAAGCCAACTTCCAGTCTCTCAACTCGGCAACTATTGCTAGTTCTCAATTAAGTCTGGGGGTAGGTAATGGAGAGAAAACTTTCATGGTTTGGAATAACTCCCTAGATTACTATCGGAAATTCGGTAAGATTACCGCGATTGCTAAGGTGTCCGCTCAAATAGCCGATAGTAATCTGTTTGCTGAAGAACAATTTACTCTAGGAGGAAAAGAGCGAGGTAGAGGATATCGCCTCAATGAGTTTTCAGGAGATAATGGAGTGTTTGGGGCTTTAGAGGTGCAAGTTCCGCTATCTCCTCAAATATCTGTCAGTCCGTTTTTCGAGACAGGTCGAGTCTGGGGACAAGGTTATGGGACTACAGTTATCTCCACAGGCGTATCTGCTAACTGGCAAATTAATCGAAATTTGAGCTTGAGGGGAGACGTGGCTTTTCCCCTCAATTCTCCCGATAATTCGGAGAATTTTCTCTTTTCCATCCAGTATCAGCCCTGA
- a CDS encoding DUF3352 domain-containing protein, whose product MYRPFLLAAALAASIGAGGCYYLESVRLSAIDPVNSAKYVPETALVWGYLVLDRSRWQQLSQFGTKESQVAFDVNLSNIVKVFDEQVLQDLSWTEDILPTFGSITVAGIPQGKKIGWLIIASISNPGQFWWKLASKSQSQTYQDYQGVRIYRLSRRGGIKSQKSKVIGEAAPLGLSQKLEGSRNALPSDGDKFFWAAKVDNQLLLADSVDVIEQSIDSNLNHQSILSLNQTETALSRIKQERLLFQLYFPNYKLFSPRINSLAISVGVNDSGLKLQQAALFANPNFSEPREAKAYQSPASLGLIRTNGGIIAAIVSDAFGLRQGWQQKLGLDLGITSQVKESSVSLIAASQQEIGGGVSITSNPTLSNRLLADLDWRGKKLGYTIVGKQVGNRRFKTWLGKKVQVPFLGYGYLDSQTIFVALGKYPVLSAVATSQLQPSKSVEIDFPKLVPLLSKTLPEPTLALWKTIERVEGESTSDAEGIRFDLQLKLNRKE is encoded by the coding sequence GTGTATCGTCCTTTTCTTCTAGCTGCGGCTCTAGCTGCATCTATTGGTGCAGGTGGCTGTTACTATCTCGAATCAGTGAGACTATCTGCCATCGATCCTGTAAATTCCGCGAAATACGTCCCAGAAACCGCTTTGGTTTGGGGTTATTTAGTCTTGGATAGAAGTCGGTGGCAGCAGTTATCTCAGTTCGGAACCAAAGAATCTCAAGTAGCGTTTGACGTTAATCTATCTAATATAGTTAAAGTCTTTGACGAACAAGTGCTTCAGGACTTGAGTTGGACCGAAGATATCTTGCCTACCTTTGGCAGCATCACTGTAGCTGGAATTCCTCAAGGAAAGAAGATAGGCTGGTTAATTATTGCCTCCATTTCTAATCCTGGGCAATTTTGGTGGAAATTAGCCAGTAAATCTCAAAGTCAAACCTATCAAGACTACCAAGGAGTACGGATATATCGGTTATCGAGAAGAGGTGGAATCAAAAGTCAAAAGTCAAAAGTCATTGGCGAAGCCGCCCCTTTGGGGCTAAGTCAAAAGTTAGAAGGGAGCAGGAATGCCTTGCCCTCTGACGGTGACAAGTTCTTCTGGGCAGCTAAAGTAGACAATCAATTGCTTCTAGCCGACTCAGTTGATGTAATCGAGCAATCCATTGATAGCAATCTCAATCATCAATCGATTTTGTCGTTAAATCAAACTGAAACTGCTTTATCTCGAATCAAACAGGAGCGTCTCTTATTTCAGCTTTATTTCCCTAATTACAAACTATTTAGTCCCAGAATTAACTCCTTAGCTATCAGCGTTGGAGTCAATGATTCGGGATTAAAACTACAGCAAGCGGCGCTGTTTGCCAATCCCAATTTTTCTGAGCCGAGAGAGGCAAAAGCTTATCAAAGTCCGGCATCTTTGGGATTAATTCGGACTAATGGGGGTATTATAGCCGCAATAGTCAGCGATGCCTTTGGTTTGCGTCAGGGATGGCAGCAAAAGTTGGGATTAGATCTGGGGATTACCTCTCAAGTTAAAGAAAGTAGCGTCAGTTTGATAGCTGCATCTCAACAGGAGATAGGAGGAGGCGTATCGATAACCAGCAACCCTACTTTATCAAATCGCCTTTTAGCTGATTTGGACTGGCGGGGCAAAAAGTTGGGCTATACTATAGTGGGTAAACAGGTAGGAAATCGAAGATTTAAGACTTGGCTCGGTAAAAAGGTGCAAGTCCCTTTCTTAGGTTATGGATATTTAGATTCTCAGACAATTTTTGTGGCATTAGGTAAATATCCGGTCTTATCTGCTGTAGCCACATCTCAGTTGCAGCCTTCTAAGTCTGTGGAAATAGATTTTCCCAAATTAGTCCCTTTACTAAGCAAAACCTTACCAGAGCCAACATTGGCTTTATGGAAAACTATCGAGCGAGTAGAAGGAGAAAGCACCAGTGATGCTGAGGGAATTAGGTTTGATTTGCAGTTGAAGTTGAATAGAAAGGAGTAG
- a CDS encoding peptidase M23, which yields MKKILFYSCLGLLLAQSSAMAAIATRQVGLSGVDNQGKPVQELLTLPDFTKITWASFPPITQDGEFTDNGYNNAAGYNLTRSWKSGDTPDRILKLGDISEAFGAEKFNLKDIFQISNLKRDEVALDSFPLIKEQSLFHLAQVVPKLGDLPLSTMPPIAALVQKFSSAPINPNISLNNLLSKSPQLGDLKMGGVDLTDFSLSGIPNLEFTPLEQFYLWENSLIKDIPGLNAVPFSAFPIPLSPDGNQVARIDFIWGEKEGGKKKTISGSDLEGFNVPCRTKCAHVELDDLENTGIKQTAPFEGVQWISGQFQQVKGGHGALAAVNGGLEPTGRHPYGKGFKVVVWNVKEKEELVDTALFFRFCGKFVGCSPYILGPFPFLAYKRDAPMFVGTATVPQSPVTGPTPSISNPTLGISTPLPNTALVTGDLGNFSGNNPTNVGEIVSGVNLSQMIEAISQVESSSDYRLVGAYVCAGSDCGRALGRYQFMPYRQDVKDTIMASTGGDAFLQKALKGEAITAKEMDEFFPTYLQDELMRKSMKALIQQTASQIDPTTNTYFTGSSLIARVAQKHFGGANVAVDSSANDGGISVFNYGLKVLEIYQG from the coding sequence ATGAAAAAAATCCTATTTTATAGTTGTTTAGGGCTACTTTTAGCTCAATCATCTGCAATGGCAGCTATTGCCACTCGCCAGGTCGGTTTATCTGGGGTAGATAATCAAGGTAAACCAGTCCAAGAATTGCTGACTTTGCCCGATTTTACCAAGATTACCTGGGCTAGTTTTCCACCCATTACTCAAGATGGAGAATTCACAGACAATGGGTACAATAATGCGGCGGGATATAATCTGACTAGAAGCTGGAAAAGTGGCGATACTCCAGATCGAATCTTAAAACTGGGAGATATTTCGGAGGCTTTTGGAGCCGAAAAGTTCAATTTAAAGGATATTTTTCAAATATCTAACTTGAAACGAGATGAAGTGGCTTTAGATAGCTTCCCTCTAATTAAAGAACAATCCTTGTTTCATTTAGCTCAAGTAGTGCCCAAGTTGGGGGATCTGCCTTTATCTACAATGCCTCCTATCGCTGCTTTGGTGCAAAAGTTCTCTTCTGCCCCCATTAATCCGAATATTTCTTTGAATAATTTGCTCTCTAAGTCTCCTCAACTGGGAGATTTAAAAATGGGTGGAGTAGATTTAACTGATTTTTCCCTATCGGGTATCCCTAACTTAGAATTTACCCCGCTAGAACAATTCTATCTTTGGGAAAATAGTTTAATTAAGGACATTCCTGGATTAAATGCCGTACCTTTCTCGGCTTTTCCCATTCCTTTATCTCCTGATGGCAATCAGGTGGCGCGGATTGATTTTATTTGGGGAGAGAAAGAGGGAGGTAAGAAGAAAACTATATCAGGGAGCGATCTAGAAGGGTTTAACGTGCCTTGTCGCACTAAATGCGCTCATGTTGAGCTAGACGACTTGGAGAATACGGGAATTAAGCAGACGGCTCCCTTTGAAGGGGTGCAGTGGATATCTGGACAATTTCAACAAGTTAAAGGGGGACATGGGGCACTAGCGGCGGTAAATGGCGGCTTAGAACCTACTGGAAGGCATCCCTATGGCAAAGGGTTTAAAGTGGTAGTTTGGAATGTCAAAGAAAAGGAAGAGTTAGTCGATACAGCCTTATTTTTCCGGTTCTGTGGGAAATTTGTGGGTTGTTCTCCTTACATTTTGGGACCTTTTCCTTTTCTTGCCTACAAGCGGGATGCTCCTATGTTTGTAGGTACTGCAACTGTACCTCAAAGTCCAGTGACTGGGCCGACTCCTTCTATCTCCAATCCGACTCTAGGGATTTCAACTCCTTTACCCAATACAGCTTTAGTCACGGGGGATTTGGGCAACTTCAGTGGCAATAATCCTACCAATGTCGGAGAGATTGTTTCTGGGGTGAATTTGAGTCAGATGATTGAGGCAATATCTCAGGTGGAATCGAGTTCCGATTATCGCTTGGTTGGCGCTTACGTCTGTGCTGGAAGCGATTGCGGTAGGGCGTTGGGGCGCTATCAATTCATGCCTTACCGCCAAGACGTTAAAGATACGATTATGGCATCTACTGGTGGGGATGCTTTTTTGCAAAAAGCTCTCAAAGGAGAAGCCATTACGGCAAAGGAAATGGACGAGTTTTTCCCGACTTATTTGCAAGATGAGTTGATGCGAAAATCCATGAAAGCACTAATCCAGCAAACAGCCAGTCAAATCGATCCCACCACTAACACTTATTTTACGGGCTCTAGCTTGATTGCTAGAGTCGCTCAAAAGCACTTTGGCGGGGCTAATGTCGCTGTTGATAGTTCTGCCAATGATGGTGGGATATCGGTGTTTAATTACGGTTTGAAGGTTTTAGAAATTTATCAAGGCTAA
- a CDS encoding CHASE2 domain-containing protein has product MISKVKLGLIFISSIITSLTLQKLGLLESIELQWYDLANSSSPQYRAPITIVTFDEEDIKKYNWPLNDELLSQAINTIKKQDPIAIGMDIYRNTPVPPGTNQLNQTFTNTPNLIGIEKVIGSGVDGKIPPPLLLKKKQQVAAVDIPVDADEKIRRGLLFPYAQDEPNLPSLSLALAFKYLEKQNISPQANKDGWMILGKQTFLPFKSSDGGYAVANDGSYQIIIDYRTQFNQISLTRVIENKDLPPNTFQDRLVMIGAFAPSLNDIHSTPKGRISGVEIQAQMTAQIIDLALGKRNQLTFIPEPLEILFLITITAASQVVICLYMNRFFQTLGLLVISISPILLVALVSYLAFIWSIWLPIVSVIISLILVNFLTALSWQFSSLKQAAKTHKSLQEKYARELQVIKSQIADREGITLMGQIVNSIALEIENPLAFITNLSTIYQQKIQDNAVDIDELYQGLSSIEKYADNILTTIQEILKLGQINNFKPEEFNLHHLIQECLNVVDTSEIEMEVNLDRRTETIVGDREMLATILNNLIRNAIEALSEISSPTIVIASRWESENIKIEIIDNGSTIPSQDVKKIFNIFYTTKPNNKGLGLWIASEYAKVMKGKIEVESQFNTYTKFTILLAPN; this is encoded by the coding sequence ATGATTAGTAAAGTCAAATTAGGCTTAATATTTATCTCTTCCATCATTACTAGTCTGACCCTTCAAAAGTTAGGTTTACTAGAATCAATCGAGTTACAATGGTATGACTTAGCCAATAGTAGTAGTCCTCAATATCGCGCCCCTATTACGATTGTAACCTTTGACGAAGAGGATATTAAAAAGTATAATTGGCCCTTGAATGATGAACTATTATCTCAAGCTATAAATACCATCAAAAAGCAAGATCCAATTGCCATTGGAATGGATATTTATCGAAATACTCCCGTTCCTCCGGGAACAAATCAACTCAATCAAACTTTCACCAACACGCCCAATCTAATCGGAATTGAAAAAGTTATCGGGAGTGGAGTAGATGGTAAAATCCCACCTCCACTTTTATTAAAAAAGAAACAGCAAGTAGCTGCTGTAGATATTCCTGTAGATGCAGATGAAAAAATTAGAAGAGGATTACTATTTCCTTACGCTCAAGACGAACCCAACTTGCCCAGTCTTTCTCTAGCTTTAGCCTTCAAGTATCTCGAAAAGCAAAACATCTCTCCCCAAGCCAATAAAGATGGCTGGATGATCTTAGGTAAGCAGACTTTTTTACCGTTTAAATCATCAGATGGGGGATACGCAGTCGCTAATGATGGTAGTTATCAAATTATCATAGATTATCGCACCCAATTCAACCAGATAAGTCTGACTAGAGTTATAGAAAATAAAGATTTACCACCCAATACATTCCAAGATAGACTAGTGATGATTGGGGCTTTTGCTCCCTCACTTAATGATATTCATTCAACTCCCAAAGGCAGAATATCTGGAGTTGAAATTCAAGCCCAAATGACAGCGCAAATTATCGATTTAGCTTTGGGTAAAAGAAATCAATTAACCTTCATTCCAGAACCTCTAGAAATCTTGTTTTTAATCACAATTACCGCCGCTAGTCAGGTGGTAATTTGCCTGTATATGAATCGTTTTTTCCAGACTTTAGGACTTTTAGTCATAAGTATTAGCCCGATTCTCCTAGTCGCTCTAGTTAGCTACCTAGCCTTTATATGGTCAATTTGGCTCCCCATAGTTTCTGTAATTATTAGCCTAATTTTAGTGAATTTTTTAACCGCTTTAAGCTGGCAATTTTCCAGTTTAAAACAAGCCGCTAAAACTCATAAAAGCCTCCAAGAAAAATATGCTAGGGAACTCCAAGTTATCAAAAGTCAAATTGCCGACCGAGAAGGAATAACACTGATGGGACAAATAGTTAACAGCATCGCCCTGGAAATTGAAAATCCCCTGGCTTTTATTACAAATCTCAGTACGATTTATCAGCAAAAAATTCAAGACAACGCCGTAGATATAGACGAGTTATATCAAGGGTTATCTTCAATTGAAAAATATGCTGATAACATTTTAACAACTATCCAAGAAATCTTAAAGTTAGGTCAAATTAACAACTTCAAGCCAGAGGAATTTAACCTCCACCATCTGATCCAAGAATGCTTAAATGTCGTGGATACATCGGAGATAGAAATGGAAGTCAATCTGGATCGTCGAACCGAAACTATCGTTGGCGATCGCGAAATGTTAGCCACTATTTTAAACAATTTAATTAGGAATGCCATCGAAGCACTTTCAGAAATATCTAGTCCTACTATTGTCATCGCAAGCCGCTGGGAATCGGAAAATATCAAGATTGAAATAATTGACAATGGATCGACCATTCCTAGTCAAGATGTTAAAAAAATATTCAACATTTTCTACACAACTAAACCAAATAATAAAGGACTGGGTTTATGGATTGCTTCCGAATATGCTAAAGTTATGAAAGGCAAAATAGAAGTAGAAAGCCAATTCAATACCTATACCAAATTTACGATTTTATTAGCACCTAATTAG
- a CDS encoding CHAT domain-containing protein, whose product MALSQEVEPQTDVKTIYQLLQNGRDLEARQLIEKLPDSAPALALWGQYYLTKGELDSAIAYFEKSLTQSNSTSTKVDLGYALWRKYLANLKLIKRLEGILIPAQLAQLPAEKLKTSALENWQSALQSSSTSSLDRAKASIYLATADPQYLKLAEQSVTALVDNETKVPFLLKLFSLSKDKKWLELALKLPSDRRTKSYIYYKLGRLEKAILIAEAIPAPDLQWRYLWGMAKTFPEGNLHRENYVSLAVSAVESFRPQSAIFNEARLEIEEEVQPVYQELARISLAKNQIDRGLEVMKSLKITQLQDFFQDDCFEFVEVAKSTEPGTVRIQTLATEKETYLVLEGDNLKKAVRVPINRSELVQLAREFRGKLQNIATDDYVIPSAKLYNLLIRPILPDLKGVKSLVFVSDFPLNLFPYAALYDGDKFLVEDYAISYSAGLEVENAKNPPGSATLLASISEPPQPWDRLPYASAEVETVSGLLKGTPQKNLKFADFKRQLQSESVGTVHLASHIQIAGNIARSQVVFADGAVSLSQLEQVLSDRTNVLDLLVLSGCDTGIGDSRSVLGLAGIAIKNNVNQVLASLWAVNDGDTAKLMEAFYQYRLQGMSEDLALQNAQISLIKSQSGDFTASGWSSFILVKK is encoded by the coding sequence ATGGCTCTAAGTCAAGAAGTTGAGCCTCAAACAGATGTCAAAACTATTTATCAACTGTTACAAAATGGTCGAGATCTAGAGGCTAGACAACTAATAGAAAAGTTGCCAGATTCGGCTCCCGCCTTGGCTTTATGGGGGCAGTATTACTTAACAAAAGGCGAGCTAGATTCAGCGATTGCTTATTTTGAAAAAAGTTTAACTCAATCTAATTCTACATCAACCAAGGTAGATTTAGGCTATGCTTTATGGAGAAAATATTTAGCTAATTTGAAATTAATCAAACGGTTAGAAGGGATTTTAATTCCGGCTCAATTAGCCCAATTACCCGCCGAAAAACTCAAGACATCTGCCCTCGAAAATTGGCAATCAGCCCTGCAATCTAGCTCGACATCATCCTTAGATCGAGCCAAAGCCAGCATTTATTTAGCAACTGCCGATCCCCAATATTTGAAACTAGCTGAACAAAGTGTCACGGCTTTAGTAGATAATGAGACTAAAGTTCCTTTTTTACTGAAGTTATTTTCTTTGTCAAAAGATAAAAAATGGCTAGAATTAGCTTTGAAGTTACCGAGCGATCGCCGCACGAAATCTTATATTTACTATAAATTAGGTCGCCTAGAAAAAGCGATTCTCATAGCCGAAGCGATCCCCGCTCCCGATTTGCAATGGCGGTATTTGTGGGGGATGGCGAAAACATTTCCTGAAGGTAATCTCCATCGGGAAAATTATGTGAGTTTAGCGGTAAGCGCAGTAGAAAGTTTTCGCCCCCAATCGGCTATTTTCAACGAAGCTAGGCTGGAGATAGAAGAGGAAGTCCAGCCTGTCTATCAGGAATTAGCGAGGATTTCATTGGCTAAAAACCAGATAGATAGGGGTTTAGAAGTCATGAAATCCCTTAAGATTACCCAGTTGCAAGATTTTTTCCAAGATGATTGCTTTGAATTTGTAGAAGTAGCCAAGTCAACTGAGCCTGGAACAGTCAGAATTCAAACATTGGCGACAGAGAAAGAAACTTATCTAGTTTTGGAGGGGGATAACCTGAAAAAAGCGGTGCGAGTCCCCATCAATCGCTCCGAGCTAGTGCAGCTAGCTCGGGAATTCCGAGGTAAACTCCAAAATATCGCCACAGACGACTATGTTATTCCTAGTGCTAAATTATACAATCTATTAATTAGACCAATTCTACCGGATTTAAAAGGGGTAAAATCCTTGGTTTTTGTCAGCGATTTTCCGTTGAATCTCTTCCCTTACGCCGCTCTTTACGATGGGGACAAGTTTTTGGTGGAAGATTACGCTATTTCCTATAGTGCTGGATTAGAGGTAGAAAATGCCAAGAACCCGCCTGGAAGCGCCACTTTATTAGCTTCCATCAGCGAACCACCTCAGCCTTGGGATCGGCTACCTTATGCTTCAGCAGAAGTTGAAACCGTCAGTGGTTTACTCAAGGGAACTCCCCAAAAGAATCTCAAATTTGCTGACTTTAAACGCCAATTGCAGTCAGAGTCAGTAGGAACCGTGCATCTGGCGAGTCACATTCAAATAGCTGGAAATATAGCGCGATCTCAAGTCGTTTTTGCCGATGGAGCCGTTAGTTTGAGTCAACTGGAGCAGGTTTTGAGCGATCGCACAAATGTCTTAGATCTATTAGTTTTAAGCGGTTGCGATACAGGAATTGGAGATAGCCGCTCTGTCTTGGGGTTGGCGGGAATTGCGATCAAAAACAATGTCAATCAAGTCTTGGCTTCTTTATGGGCGGTTAATGATGGGGATACAGCTAAATTAATGGAGGCTTTTTATCAATATCGGCTCCAAGGGATGTCTGAAGATCTGGCTTTGCAAAACGCTCAAATATCTTTAATTAAATCCCAATCTGGGGATTTTACTGCTTCTGGCTGGTCTAGTTTTATTTTGGTGAAAAAGTGA